CTCCGTCCATGACTGTCGGGCCTCTCGTTCATCCCTCAGAAACGACTGGTTGCGGTATAGGTTGCAGTAGCGGCCTGTTTCGACCGTACTGCAGTACCGCACCGAAACGAAAAAACCCCGTTTCACACGGGGTTTTCTGCGGTTGGTGCCGGTGAGGGGACTCGAACCCCTACGGTTTCCCGCTCGATTTTGAGTCGAGTGCGTCTACCATTCCGCCACACCGGCGGCGTGGGGAATGGTAGCGCGTGGGGGTGCGGTGGTCAACGTGGGTTCAGGTGGGGTCGGGGTGCGCGCCGATGCGGCGGCCGATGTCGCGCCTCAGTTGCGCGCCGGGGAAGCTGGTCTGGTCGGCGAGGGCGTAGGCGCGGCCCAGGGCGGCGTTCAGGGTGGGGGCGGTGGCGGTGATGGCCAGGACGCGGCCGCCGCTGCTGAGGAGCTGGCCGCCCTGGGTGCGGGTGCCGGCGTGGTGGATGATGCCGTGCGGGCCGGGGTCGGGGAGGGTGATGGGGATGTCTTTCTGGGGTTCGGCGGGGTAGCCGGGCGCGGCGAGGATGATGGTGGCGCTGGCGTCCTCACTGAAGGTGACGTGCGCGGGGTCGAGCTGGCCGCGCGTGGCGTCGAGGGCGTGCTGGGCGAGGTCGCTGGTGAGGAGTGGGAGGACGGTTTCGGCTTCGGGGTCGCCGAAGCGGGCGTTGAATTCCACGACTTTCGGGCCGGTGGGGGTGAGCATCAGCCCGGCGTACAGGACGCCGGTGTAGGGCAGGCCTTCTGCGGTCATGCCGCGCAGGGTGGGTTCGATGATGTCGCGGCGGATCACGTCCAGCAGGCCGGGTTCGAGCGGGAAGGGGCAGATGACGCCCATGCCGCCGGTCATGGGGCCGGTGTCGCCCTCGAAAATGGTCTTGTGGTCCTGGCTGGGGGGGGTCAGGGCGTACCGGGTGCCGCTGCACAGGGCGAGGATGGTGACTTCCTGGCCGGTCATGAAGTCCTCGGTGACGGCCTGCGCGCCGGGCTGGGTGAAGATGTCGCGCAGCGCTTCCTGGGCCTGCTCGGGGGTGTGGGCGATGGTGACGCCCTTCCCGGCTTTCAGTCCGGCGTCCTTCACGACGATGGGGGGCGTGAGGGTCGCGGCGTGGTCCAGCGCGGTCTGGAGGTCGCTGAAGGCGTGGTGCGCGGCGGTGGGGATGCCGTGGCGCTGCATGAACGCCTTGCTCCAGGCCTTGTCGCCTTCCAGGCGGCTGGCGGCGCGGGTGGGGCCGAAGGCGGGGATGCCCAGGGCGGCGCACTCGTCGACCACGCCGGCGGCCAGGTACGCTTCGGGGCCGACGATGACGAGGTCGGCGCCCTCACGCTGCGCGAGTTGGGCGAGGGTGGGGGCGTCCTGGGGGCTGTCGATCAGGCGGGCGTGCGCGGCGATGCCGGGGTTGCCGGGGGTGCACAGGACCTCGTGGCCGTGGCGGGCGCAGGCGTGCGCGATGGCGTGTTCACGGCCGCCGCCGCCGATGACCAGCACGCGCATCAGCGGTCGCCTCCGGAGCGGGCGGCGCGGCGCTGCCAGTAACGGGCGAGGCCCTGCACGCTCATCCAGGGGGGGCAGGCGAAGTCGTAGCGGGCGGGCAGGCCGGGGTGTTCGCGGCTCAGGTCGTTCATGAGGTCCCCTGTAAAGGTGCGGGTGATGGTGTCCAGGTCGTACCCGGCCTGCAGTCCGGCGGCGACGCGCTGCGCGTCGGTGTCCATGTTGCGCAGCAGGTCGTCCCAGTGGGCGGGGGTGTTCGGGTGGCTGCCGTAGTGCGCGAGGTGCAGGGTGCGGGCGTCCAGGGCGCGCAGGGTGTGCACGGAGTCCCGCCACGCTTCGAGATTGATATCTGGTGGCGGGGTGGGCGCGCGGGGTGTCTGCGCGGCGTCGAGGCGGATGCCGCCCACGTCCCCGACGAACAGGTGTTCACCCGCGTGGAAGCTCAGGTGGTGGACGGCGTGACCGGGCGTGTCGAGGGCCTGCACGTCCAGGCTGCCCAGGCGCAGGCTCTCGCCGCCTTCCAGTACGGTCAGGCGTGCGGGGTCGATGGGTTGCATCTCGCCCCACAGGCGTTCCATCTGGTCGCCGTAGATCTGGGTGGCGCTGGCCACCAGCCGTTCCGGGCGGGACAGGTGGGCGGCGCCGCGTGCGTGCACGTACGCGCGGGCCTGCGGCACGAGGTTCAGGACGGTGCCGGCCGCCCCGGCGTGATCGAAGTGAATGTGGGTCAGCAGGACGTGCCGCACGTCCGAGAGGGTCGCGCCGAGGCCGGTCAGGCCGTCACGGAGCGCGCCGAGGGTGCTGGTCGGGCCGGTATCCACGACCGCGAGGCCGTCGCCGGTGTCGAACACGAACGCGGCAATGACGCCCGGCGTGTCCTGAAAGTTCAGGTCCAGGGTGTGAACGCGCGGGTCGGTCATGCCTTCCCGCTGAGGCGCGCGCCGAGCAGCAGCAGCGCGCAGAGATACTGGACGCCCGCGATGATGCGGATGGTCCGCACGTTCGTGGCCGCGCGCAGGGGGCCGAAGGTCAGGGCGAGAATGCCGGTGGCGCTGAGCAGAATCACGCCAAACAGAAGCCAGAGTGCCATGCGCCGCAGAATACCCGCTGCCCCCGGGGGCCGGGCGGCCGTGGGCTGGGCAGCGGGTCCGGGTCAGACGGACTCCGATTGAATGGCTTGCAAAGCCGCCGGGTCCGAGCGGATGCGACTCGTAGAGCTGCCCCGCAGAGAAGGAGAGAAACGGGCTGCCGGGCGTGGAGCTGGCAACCCGGCGATGTGATGTTCCGGGTTGTCAGCGAAACAGACGGCAGTCCGGCTCAGTTCTCGCTGACCAGGGCTTCGAGGAGACGCACGGCTTCCTCCAGGCGGTGGGCCTGCACGCGGGCGGCGGTGCGCACCTGCCGCCATTCGAGGCGGACGCGGGCGAGGCTCAGGGGGTCGCCGCCCACCTGCGTGAGTTGCAGGGCGCGGCGCTCCAGGGTCTCGACCTGCGCGGCGAGTTGCCGCAGGGTGGCCTGGTGGGTGCGCGCGGCGTTCAGGGTGGCGTCGAGTTGCGCCTGCGCCTCGGCCTGCGCGAGGTGCAGGTTGTGGTGGGCCTGCATGACCTGCGGGCTGGCCTCTCCGGCCTCGCCGGCCTGCCACTGCGCGTAGTTCAGGGCGTGGCGGGCGCGCAGCACGTTGGGGTGCAGGGGCACGCCCAGCGAGAAGCGGACGTTGCTCAGGTCGAGTTCCAGCATGGTCAGGGGCGTGTCGGCGTCCTCGAGGTCGATCAGGGGCGTGAACGCTTCCAGGAACGCGCGGGTCTGCGTGACCATCAGGCGGGAGTGCGCCAGCTGGGGGCTGACGACCTGCCCGCTGCGGCTGGCATCCTCGAGTTCCTGGACGGTCAGGCGCAGCAGCTCGCCCTGCGCGACGGCCGCCGCGACCTGATCGGCCACCTCGATGCGGGCGTGGTCGGCGCGGAGTTTGCTGAGCATCTCCTCGGTCTCCCAGCGCCGGACCTCGGCCTGCGTGGCCTGCACGTCCCATTCGGCGGCGCGTTCCAGGCTCAGCAGGTCCGGGTTGGTGCGGATGGCGCCCAGGCTGCGGCTGGCGATCTCGGCGTGCGAGCGGGCCAGCAGCAGCGGCAGGTCGTGCGCGCGGCGCCCCCACTTGACCGGCGACGGGGCCGGGGCGATCGGGCCGGGCGCGGTGGACTGGGCGGGGACCGGGACGGACTCGGCGAACTTGGCGAGGTCCAGGGTGGTGCCCTCGAGCCACTTGTCGGCGCGGGCGTCCCCGAAGTTCTCGCGCATCTGCGAGTACACGTCCTGCAGCACGGCGATCACGTCGCGCGGGCCGAGGGCGCGCACGGCGGTCCAGCCGCGGCGCTGTACGGCGCCCTGCACGGCCAGGTCGGCCTCGCGCACGCCCAGTTCGGCGCTCAGGCGCTGGCGCAGCCAGTCGCGGTAGGGGTCGGCGGAGACCGGGGTCACGCGCGGCTCCCGGCGCGGCGCTGGCGGGCGCATTCGAACAGTACCAGGGCGGCGGCGGTGGCGACATTCAGGCTGTCGGCGCCGCGCGCGGCGTTCATGGGAATGCTGACCGAGTGGTCGGTGTCCCGCCAGTGGGCGGGCAGGCCCTCGTGTTCGGTGCCGAGCAGCAGCGCGACCCGGCCGGTCAGGGGGGCGTCCCAGTAGGTGCGGGGCGCGTCGGGGGTGCAGGCGACGGTGGTGAAGGCGCGGGCGGCCAGCCAGTCCTGGGCGTCCTGTTCGTCCATGACGGCGACCGGCAGGGTGAACACGCTGCCCTGCGAGGCGCGGATCACGTTCGGGCCGTAGGGGTCGGCGCCGCGCCCGAGGACGATCACGGCGTCCGCGCCAGCGGCGTCGGCGGTGCGCAGGATCGCGCCGACGTTGCCGGGTTTCTCCAGGCCGTGCAGCACGACGGTCACGGCGTCCGGGCCGGGTTCGGGCAGCGCGGCGCGGGGGGTGGGGGCCAGGCCGAGCAGACCGTCGGGGTTCTCGCGGCCGCTGACCTTCTCGAAGGCGGCGCGGGACAGTTCCAGGACGGTCAGTTGCGGGTGGGTCAGTTCGGGGGCCAGCGCCTGCGCTTCGGGGCTGAACAGGGCCGGGCAGGTGTACAGGATGTCCAGGTTCACGCCGGACGCGGCGGCGCGGTGCAGTTCACGGGCTCCCTCGATCAGGATGACGCCTTCCTGTTCGCGTTCGCGGCGGGTACGGAGTCTCACGAGCCGTTTCACGTGGCTGTTCTGGAGGGAGGTGATCGGGGCGGGCGTGGTCATCGCCGGTCATTATGCCGCGCGCGGGCCGGCGCGCTACGCTGTGGGCATGGCGCTGGCGTACCCTCCGTTCAAATCCTGTCCCTGCGGTTCCGGGCGCAGTTACGGGCACTGCTGCGGGCCGCTGCATGCCGGCGCGCCCGCCTCCACCCCCGAGGCGCTGATGCGGTCGCGGTACGCGGCGTACGCGCTGGGCAACGCGGCGTACGTGCTGGACACCTGGCATCCGGACACGCGGCCCGCCTCGGTGGACCTGCGGGACGGCACGCGCTACCTGGGGTTGCGGGTGCGGCGCGCGGCGGGCAGTCGCGTGGAGTTCGCCGCGCAGTTGCGCCTGCCGGACGGCGAGCGGTACACCCTGCGGGAGGACAGCGAGTTCGTGCAGCGGGACGGTCGCTGGCTGTACCTGGATGGCCGCACGCCGGCCGGCGCTGACACCGAACCGGCCTGACCCCGGTACGCCTGGAGACTGGTCTGTTGCGGCGCGGCGAACCTCTGCGGGTGGGAACGTCCGGGCGGCGGAGCGCGTACCGTGAGACATGACTGAACCCAGAGTGAACGCAGCGGCTGCCCGCGACCGCACGGCCCCCACCCTGCGCCC
The DNA window shown above is from Deinococcus sp. LM3 and carries:
- a CDS encoding RNA methyltransferase, yielding MTTPAPITSLQNSHVKRLVRLRTRREREQEGVILIEGARELHRAAASGVNLDILYTCPALFSPEAQALAPELTHPQLTVLELSRAAFEKVSGRENPDGLLGLAPTPRAALPEPGPDAVTVVLHGLEKPGNVGAILRTADAAGADAVIVLGRGADPYGPNVIRASQGSVFTLPVAVMDEQDAQDWLAARAFTTVACTPDAPRTYWDAPLTGRVALLLGTEHEGLPAHWRDTDHSVSIPMNAARGADSLNVATAAALVLFECARQRRAGSRA
- the purD gene encoding phosphoribosylamine--glycine ligase, with the translated sequence MRVLVIGGGGREHAIAHACARHGHEVLCTPGNPGIAAHARLIDSPQDAPTLAQLAQREGADLVIVGPEAYLAAGVVDECAALGIPAFGPTRAASRLEGDKAWSKAFMQRHGIPTAAHHAFSDLQTALDHAATLTPPIVVKDAGLKAGKGVTIAHTPEQAQEALRDIFTQPGAQAVTEDFMTGQEVTILALCSGTRYALTPPSQDHKTIFEGDTGPMTGGMGVICPFPLEPGLLDVIRRDIIEPTLRGMTAEGLPYTGVLYAGLMLTPTGPKVVEFNARFGDPEAETVLPLLTSDLAQHALDATRGQLDPAHVTFSEDASATIILAAPGYPAEPQKDIPITLPDPGPHGIIHHAGTRTQGGQLLSSGGRVLAITATAPTLNAALGRAYALADQTSFPGAQLRRDIGRRIGAHPDPT
- a CDS encoding MBL fold metallo-hydrolase, whose product is MTDPRVHTLDLNFQDTPGVIAAFVFDTGDGLAVVDTGPTSTLGALRDGLTGLGATLSDVRHVLLTHIHFDHAGAAGTVLNLVPQARAYVHARGAAHLSRPERLVASATQIYGDQMERLWGEMQPIDPARLTVLEGGESLRLGSLDVQALDTPGHAVHHLSFHAGEHLFVGDVGGIRLDAAQTPRAPTPPPDINLEAWRDSVHTLRALDARTLHLAHYGSHPNTPAHWDDLLRNMDTDAQRVAAGLQAGYDLDTITRTFTGDLMNDLSREHPGLPARYDFACPPWMSVQGLARYWQRRAARSGGDR
- a CDS encoding YchJ family metal-binding protein, which produces MALAYPPFKSCPCGSGRSYGHCCGPLHAGAPASTPEALMRSRYAAYALGNAAYVLDTWHPDTRPASVDLRDGTRYLGLRVRRAAGSRVEFAAQLRLPDGERYTLREDSEFVQRDGRWLYLDGRTPAGADTEPA